The genome window GAGGCGGCCTACTGGGATCGACAGCTACCGCTCAACAGCGTCGAGGGATTTATCCGCCAAGTGCTGGGCTGGCGGGAATATATGCACTGCATTTATCAGCACCACGTTAAGGATGATTACCCTCAGAGCAACTGGTTTGGGCATCATGAATCCTTGCCGGCCTTCTTTTGGGATGCTCAGAAGACCGACATGAACTGCCTGCACCAAACCCTGGATCAGGTCGAGCGCACCGGCTATGCCCACCATATTCAGCGACTCATGATCTTGGGCAACTTCGCTCTGATTGCCGGCCTTGAGCCCCAAGCGGTGGAGCAATGGTTCCACGCGGTTTTCATCGATGCCTACGACTGGGTGATGCAAACCAATGTGCTGGGGATGGGGTTGTTTGCCGATGGGGGAATGCTGGCCACCAAGCCCTACGCCGCCTCAGCCAACTACATCAACAAAATGAGCGACTACTGCAAAAGCTGTCGCTATGATCACCGCGATCGCTATGGAGACCATGCCTGTCCATTCAATATGTTCTACTGGGACTTTCTCGATCGCCACCGAGAAAAGCTTCAGTCCCAGGGACGGATGAGTTTTATTCTCAAACACCTCGACAAGATGACGGATGCAGAACGTCAAACCCTGCGCCAGAAAGCCCAATCCTGGCATGATCAAACCCCAAAACTTGCGCCGAGAGCCATCGATCAACCCTAGTTAATCTAGGAGCGATCGCCCCTTTCCGGAGGGAAAGTCCTCAAATATTCGTGATCCCCTCTTGCCAATCGTGTCCTACAGTCAGACACTTAGGGGGAGAGAAGATGGCACAATTTAAGAGGCAGTTAAGAGGTTCTTGTGAAACGAGTACTCGCAATCATCCTGGGAGGGGGTGCCGGCACCCGTCTATATCCACTCACTAAGCAGCGTGCAAAGCCAGCCGTACCTCTAGCTGGTAAGTATCGCCTGATTGATATTCCGGTTAGCAACTGCGTTAACTCCGAAATTCTTAAAATTTACGTTCTAACCCAGTTCAACTCCGCGTCCCTCAATCGACACATTTCTCGGGCCTACAGCTTTTCCGGGTTTAGTGATGGATTTGTGGAAGTGTTGGCTGCTCAGCAAACACCGGATAACCCAAGCTGGTTTCAAGGAACGGCGGATGCGGTCAGAAAATATCTCTGGTTGCTGGATCAATGGGACATTGACGAGTTTTTGATTCTCTCCGGGGATCATCTCTATCGCATGGACTACCGCTTGTTCATCGAGCGCCACCGCGAAACCAACGCGGATATCACCCTATCGGTTGTGCCCATTGATGAGAAGCGGGCCTCTAGTTTTGGGTTGATGAAAATCAACGACGCCGGGCGAGTGATTGATTTCTCAGAAAAGCCCAAGGGCGACGAGCTAAAGGCGATGCGTGTCGATACAACCACCCTAGGGTTGACGGCTAGCGAAGCTCAGGAGATGCCCTACATTGCCTCCATGGGTATCTATGTCTTCAAGCGTCAGGTCTTGTTTGATCTGCTGCAAAACTCGTTAGATCAAACGGACTTTGGTAAGGAAATTATTCCTGCATCAGCGAAGGATTACAACGTTCAGGCCTACCTGTTTAAGGGCTATTGGGAAGATATTGGAACCATTGAGGCATTTTATGATGCCAACCTTGCCCTCACGGCACAACCCAATCCTTCCTTCAGCTTTTATGACAAAACAGCGCCTATTTACACCCGGGCTCGCTATCTGCCGCCCACCAAGCTGCAAAACTGCCAAATCACGGAATCGATGATTGGAGACGGCTGTATTCTAAAAGAATGCCAAATCCATCACTCTGTTTTGGGTATTCGCTCGCGGGTGGAAACGGGCTGTAATATTCAAGATTCTCTATTGCTGGGCGCTGACTATTATCAATCCCAGGTTGAACGCAAGGGCGATCGCGATGATTCTGGCATTCCCATTGGCATCGGCCCGAACACCACCATTCGCCGAGCCATTGTGGACAAAAATGCTCGCATTGGTCAGGATGTACAGATCATCAACAAAGACCGTGTTCAGGAAGCAGAACGGGAAGGGCAGGGCTTCTACATCCGCAGCGGTATTGTGGTGATTTTGAAAAATGCTGTGATTTCCGACGGTACGATCATCTAAGCCCAGCTCGCGATATCCCACTGTTCAGCAACGGGTTTCC of Candidatus Obscuribacterales bacterium contains these proteins:
- a CDS encoding glucose-1-phosphate adenylyltransferase; translated protein: MKRVLAIILGGGAGTRLYPLTKQRAKPAVPLAGKYRLIDIPVSNCVNSEILKIYVLTQFNSASLNRHISRAYSFSGFSDGFVEVLAAQQTPDNPSWFQGTADAVRKYLWLLDQWDIDEFLILSGDHLYRMDYRLFIERHRETNADITLSVVPIDEKRASSFGLMKINDAGRVIDFSEKPKGDELKAMRVDTTTLGLTASEAQEMPYIASMGIYVFKRQVLFDLLQNSLDQTDFGKEIIPASAKDYNVQAYLFKGYWEDIGTIEAFYDANLALTAQPNPSFSFYDKTAPIYTRARYLPPTKLQNCQITESMIGDGCILKECQIHHSVLGIRSRVETGCNIQDSLLLGADYYQSQVERKGDRDDSGIPIGIGPNTTIRRAIVDKNARIGQDVQIINKDRVQEAEREGQGFYIRSGIVVILKNAVISDGTII